A genomic stretch from Opitutales bacterium includes:
- a CDS encoding isochorismatase family protein, with translation MSQDTDSFLMDLVLVVVDMQPTMLAKVDPDRSLLRRTCFAVKCANLMGVKVVFSEQVPDKLGPTASELLEAADSGDRSSADSVFAKTHFSALSVPRFNSILQDRGKQHILLAGIETPICIYQTAVEAINRDYQVTLLTDCIGGRRAPDCDWALRSLAQSGAIALPSETIFYSIIRSAEHPAFRQFNTLVKTFSA, from the coding sequence ATGAGCCAGGACACAGACTCTTTTCTCATGGACCTCGTCTTGGTCGTTGTCGACATGCAGCCAACAATGCTTGCGAAGGTCGACCCCGACAGAAGCCTACTGCGCCGCACTTGTTTTGCCGTCAAATGCGCCAACCTCATGGGTGTTAAAGTCGTATTCAGCGAGCAAGTACCCGACAAACTGGGCCCCACTGCTTCTGAATTACTTGAAGCCGCTGACAGCGGAGATCGCTCGTCTGCCGATAGTGTCTTCGCGAAAACACACTTCAGCGCCCTTAGCGTCCCTAGGTTCAATTCAATACTACAGGATCGCGGGAAACAACACATCCTACTGGCTGGCATCGAGACCCCGATCTGCATCTACCAAACTGCCGTGGAGGCGATAAATCGCGACTACCAAGTCACTTTACTGACTGACTGCATCGGAGGACGCAGAGCGCCCGACTGTGATTGGGCACTCCGCAGCTTAGCGCAAAGTGGTGCGATCGCCCTGCCCTCCGAGACCATTTTTTATAGTATCATAAGGAGTGCAGAGCATCCCGCATTTCGCCAATTCAACACCCTGGTGAAAACTTTCTCGGCTTGA
- a CDS encoding metallophosphoesterase — translation MGRVIAIGDIHGCASEFAELLNRINPQSDDVIIQIGDMVNRGPDSAAVLRIIRENNIRAILGNHERRLLEFRWRRDASILKKYDAETIEQLTPKDWEFLENLPLFFYNSDLQTVFVHGGFDPHSPVLWREQPASVVTTIQVIDQEGKPSKRSKAPEGRDWGDLWQGPPFVVYGHTPRQEVRSHPQAIGIDTACVYGGMLTACILPEQELIQVNAHEVYAQSKTLPQPVNIQ, via the coding sequence ATGGGAAGAGTCATCGCCATAGGCGACATCCACGGATGCGCATCAGAGTTTGCTGAGTTACTCAATCGGATCAATCCGCAGTCTGACGATGTAATTATTCAGATCGGCGACATGGTAAACCGCGGCCCCGACAGCGCTGCAGTGCTTAGAATAATTCGGGAAAATAACATCCGCGCAATTCTAGGAAATCACGAGCGGCGTCTACTTGAATTTCGTTGGAGACGCGATGCATCCATCCTCAAAAAATACGATGCCGAGACCATAGAACAACTCACCCCGAAAGACTGGGAATTCTTAGAAAACCTGCCTCTCTTTTTCTACAACTCAGACCTGCAGACAGTATTTGTGCACGGTGGATTTGATCCGCATTCTCCAGTCCTTTGGCGCGAACAACCCGCGAGTGTTGTGACCACCATTCAAGTCATCGACCAGGAAGGAAAGCCAAGTAAACGCTCCAAAGCGCCTGAGGGTCGAGACTGGGGCGATCTCTGGCAAGGTCCACCTTTCGTCGTTTATGGTCATACCCCACGCCAAGAAGTGCGCTCGCATCCTCAGGCCATCGGCATTGATACAGCTTGTGTATACGGAGGGATGCTTACGGCATGCATCCTGCCTGAGCAGGAACTCATTCAGGTAAATGCACATGAAGTCTACGCCCAAAGTAAAACCCTGCCCCAACCCGTAAACATTCAATAG